Proteins encoded within one genomic window of Bradyrhizobium sp. CB1717:
- a CDS encoding cyclic nucleotide-binding domain-containing protein, protein MTVTAPDLKAFLLATPFFGGLPDPSLDLLISMLVECRFDAGTIVVAEGEPGQSMFIVKSGRLAVSKRTNSGSVVPISRLAPGDFFGEMTLIEMQNRSATVVTESPTVLYELTARKLYACYKADIHAYVIVLQNINRELCRRLRRSDDRFAGQRANDGN, encoded by the coding sequence ATGACTGTCACGGCCCCCGATCTGAAAGCGTTCCTGCTGGCGACGCCGTTCTTCGGCGGTCTTCCGGATCCGAGCCTCGACCTCCTGATCTCGATGCTGGTCGAGTGCCGCTTCGATGCCGGAACAATCGTCGTGGCCGAAGGCGAGCCGGGGCAGTCAATGTTCATCGTCAAGTCCGGACGGCTGGCAGTGAGCAAACGCACGAATTCAGGGAGCGTCGTCCCGATTTCCCGTCTGGCGCCTGGTGATTTCTTCGGCGAGATGACGCTGATCGAAATGCAAAATCGCTCGGCCACGGTGGTCACGGAGAGCCCGACCGTGCTGTACGAGCTGACGGCCCGAAAGCTCTACGCCTGCTACAAGGCCGATATCCACGCCTATGTGATCGTCCTGCAGAACATCAATCGCGAGCTGTGCCGACGGCTGCGCCGCTCCGACGATCGCTTCGCCGGGCAGCGGGCGAATGATGGCAATTGA
- a CDS encoding ferric reductase-like transmembrane domain-containing protein — protein sequence MTRWKLARVILIWAALALAIGVPIALAAASEQLAWRGPVYILAGFAGIIALGLVLVQPLLIGGYLPPLSAYRGRRAHHWIGGALALAIVIHVAGLWITSPPDMIDALTYTSPTPFSPFGVTAMWAIFIVALLALLRRRLGLRPRTWRFVHMPLAIVIVAGSVVHCLLIEGTMETISKAALCALVLAATVKVMIDLQVWRKRRALRGDARAHAITGRRPG from the coding sequence ATGACGCGGTGGAAATTGGCCCGGGTGATCCTGATCTGGGCCGCTCTTGCCTTGGCCATCGGCGTGCCGATCGCGCTTGCTGCGGCAAGCGAGCAGCTCGCATGGCGCGGTCCGGTCTACATCCTCGCCGGATTTGCCGGCATCATTGCGCTAGGCCTCGTGCTCGTTCAGCCCCTGCTGATCGGCGGCTATTTGCCGCCGCTGTCGGCCTATCGCGGACGGCGCGCCCATCACTGGATCGGCGGCGCGCTGGCCCTTGCGATCGTGATCCATGTCGCCGGCCTCTGGATCACCAGCCCGCCCGACATGATCGACGCCCTGACCTACACATCGCCGACGCCGTTCTCTCCCTTTGGCGTGACCGCCATGTGGGCGATCTTCATCGTCGCGCTGCTGGCTCTGCTGCGCCGGCGCTTGGGATTGCGGCCGCGAACCTGGCGCTTCGTTCACATGCCGCTGGCGATCGTCATCGTCGCAGGCAGCGTGGTCCATTGCCTGCTGATCGAGGGCACGATGGAGACGATCTCGAAGGCGGCGCTGTGCGCGCTCGTCCTCGCGGCAACCGTGAAAGTCATGATTGACCTGCAGGTGTGGCGAAAGCGGCGGGCGTTGCGCGGAGATGCGCGCGCACACGCGATCACGGGGCGCCGGCCCGGATAG
- a CDS encoding Twin-arginine translocation pathway signal, translated as MTVVVFNRRTLLAAGGSVLATGVFASGFPGLLLPARADGLAPTESMSGGANNYRKGAAIVDRIGKGGFWMSGTVRRAGDGAPMAGQRIQIWAHTIEGQEHEPQSHGATLTDKDGKFRLEMPQIIPIFGQPHGHLAYDSGEFKTVFLRPVMRSAKETSLEAHFVLQPA; from the coding sequence ATGACCGTGGTCGTCTTCAACCGCCGCACCCTTCTCGCCGCCGGCGGCTCCGTCCTCGCAACCGGGGTTTTCGCAAGCGGGTTTCCCGGGCTGCTGTTGCCGGCCCGCGCGGACGGCCTCGCACCGACCGAGTCGATGTCGGGCGGAGCGAACAACTATCGCAAGGGCGCGGCGATCGTGGACCGCATCGGCAAGGGCGGCTTCTGGATGAGCGGCACCGTCCGGCGCGCCGGCGACGGCGCGCCGATGGCCGGACAGCGCATCCAGATCTGGGCGCATACGATTGAAGGTCAGGAGCACGAGCCGCAGAGTCACGGCGCCACGCTCACCGACAAGGACGGCAAGTTCCGGCTCGAGATGCCGCAGATCATTCCGATCTTCGGCCAGCCGCATGGCCACCTCGCCTATGACAGCGGTGAGTTCAAGACCGTCTTCCTGCGCCCGGTGATGCGGAGCGCGAAGGAGACCAGCCTCGAGGCGCACTTCGTCCTGCAGCCGGCCTGA
- a CDS encoding LLM class flavin-dependent oxidoreductase, translating into MIPFSVLDLAPIRQGGDASQAFRNSLDLAQHAEKWGFKRFWLAEHHNMTGIASAATSVVIGHVAGGTKTIRVGSGGIMLPNHSPLVIAEQFGTLESLYPGRIDLGLGRAPGTDQFTARALRRDLATTSENFPHDVLELQALLGDVQPNQAIRAVPGMGTKVPLWILGSSTFGAQLAAMLGLPFAFASHFAPQMMMPALREYRARFEPSAQLDKPYAMVGVNVFAADSDAEAQRMFSSLQQQFINLRRGTPGPLPPPVDDMDALWSPAEKAGVGQSLSCSAVGSPGVVEEKLKALILETGADELMTTGQIYDHAARLRSFEIAAEVRDRLAASPNR; encoded by the coding sequence ATGATCCCCTTCTCCGTGCTCGATCTCGCGCCCATCCGTCAGGGCGGCGATGCGTCGCAGGCGTTTCGCAACTCGCTCGATCTTGCCCAGCATGCGGAGAAATGGGGCTTCAAGCGGTTCTGGTTGGCCGAGCATCACAACATGACGGGCATCGCGAGTGCAGCGACGTCGGTGGTGATCGGGCACGTCGCGGGCGGGACCAAGACGATCCGCGTCGGATCCGGCGGGATCATGCTGCCGAACCATTCGCCGCTGGTCATCGCCGAGCAGTTCGGCACGCTGGAGTCGCTGTATCCCGGGCGGATCGATCTTGGGCTCGGGCGGGCGCCGGGCACCGACCAGTTCACGGCGCGGGCGCTGCGGCGCGACCTTGCCACCACGTCCGAGAATTTTCCGCATGACGTGCTGGAATTGCAGGCGCTGCTCGGCGACGTGCAGCCGAACCAGGCGATCCGCGCCGTGCCCGGCATGGGGACCAAGGTGCCGCTCTGGATCCTGGGCTCGAGCACCTTTGGCGCGCAGCTTGCGGCCATGCTCGGCCTGCCCTTCGCGTTCGCCTCGCATTTCGCGCCGCAGATGATGATGCCGGCGCTGCGCGAATATCGCGCGCGCTTCGAGCCCTCGGCGCAGCTCGACAAGCCCTATGCGATGGTCGGCGTCAACGTGTTTGCCGCGGACAGCGATGCGGAAGCGCAGCGCATGTTCTCCTCGCTGCAGCAGCAGTTCATCAACTTACGCCGCGGCACGCCCGGTCCGCTGCCGCCACCGGTGGACGACATGGACGCGCTGTGGTCGCCGGCGGAGAAGGCGGGCGTCGGCCAGTCGCTGTCCTGCTCCGCGGTCGGCTCGCCCGGCGTCGTCGAAGAGAAACTGAAGGCACTGATCCTTGAGACCGGCGCGGACGAATTGATGACGACGGGGCAGATCTACGACCACGCCGCGCGGCTGCGCTCGTTCGAGATCGCAGCCGAGGTGCGCGACCGGCTGGCGGCGTCGCCCAATCGCTGA
- a CDS encoding LuxR family transcriptional regulator, producing MDVIRSRAFEFIETVQALSDTASVLDAMGRMLGEYGPDQFCCAYVAPLSTEAPREAVLAHRLPPGFLDMYSTEQFVWDDPALRYCKTTLRPFRWFREAPFDPTREPRAVELVRRARDFGLLDGVMVPIASPANRIGQVFFGGREIDLPERDLPALHLMALYAFDRALALRGQPEARTLALSLRECEVLTLAAIGRSTEEIADALTISARTVKAHVKNCCKKLGATTRTQAVMIAMRDRIISP from the coding sequence ATGGATGTGATCCGCAGCCGCGCGTTCGAGTTCATCGAGACGGTGCAGGCGCTTTCCGACACCGCGAGTGTCCTGGACGCCATGGGGCGCATGCTCGGCGAGTACGGCCCCGACCAGTTCTGTTGCGCCTATGTCGCGCCGCTCTCGACCGAGGCCCCGCGCGAGGCCGTTCTCGCCCATCGGCTGCCGCCCGGCTTTCTGGACATGTATTCCACCGAGCAGTTCGTCTGGGACGATCCGGCGCTGCGCTACTGCAAGACGACGCTGCGCCCGTTCCGATGGTTCAGGGAAGCGCCGTTCGATCCGACCCGGGAGCCGCGCGCGGTCGAACTGGTCCGCCGCGCCCGCGACTTCGGCCTGCTCGACGGCGTGATGGTCCCGATCGCTTCACCCGCCAACCGCATCGGTCAGGTGTTCTTCGGCGGCCGCGAGATCGATCTGCCGGAGCGTGATTTGCCGGCCCTCCATCTCATGGCGCTTTATGCCTTCGACCGGGCGCTGGCACTGCGCGGCCAGCCCGAGGCACGAACACTCGCGCTGTCTCTGCGTGAGTGCGAGGTGCTGACACTGGCTGCGATCGGGCGATCCACCGAGGAGATTGCCGACGCCTTGACGATCTCGGCGCGCACCGTGAAGGCGCACGTCAAGAACTGCTGCAAGAAGCTCGGCGCGACAACCCGCACGCAAGCCGTGATGATCGCCATGCGCGACCGGATCATCTCGCCCTGA
- a CDS encoding tannase/feruloyl esterase family alpha/beta hydrolase, producing MLMVSARRRLHRQFWTCAALALIGGIVSAGTAAAGSDTISPVIACDRLQSEAGPAMRISEAQPRPAAGGLPAHCEVIAYLDERTGVDGQKFAIGLHLRLPEAWNGRFVFQGQGGTDGVLGNGDALPGGGQPSALNQGYATVTTDAGHSNAPGPLGGASFGLDPQARIDFGYRADDVVTRRARQFIQAYYGRSPTYSYFLGCSNGGRHGMALTQRFPEHFDGVAAGAPAFRMPEKGLAGAASTQGFAAISPKAPDGRPILAEALSRADMELLSRAVVQSCDEADGLADGIIDNVPACRFSPRTLQCPAAKTASCLSAAQVAALENYFEGPTTAQGRRIYAPYPYDSGIATDGWRRWILGTAPDSRVNAFNVSFGATLAYLYMTPPHSPLASEAEAVYDFYRTVDVTAAHARIFGTSAAMPESSVQTISANSVDLSAFRQRRGKLLLYHGVSDPTFSALDTLDWYKRLTNAAGGEKETAEFARLFLVPGMNHCSGGPATDSFDVLTPLVAWVEQGRAPDSIEARAGATTPWPGRSRPLCPYPRQTRYLGSGSIETAESFICTTP from the coding sequence ATGTTGATGGTCTCGGCACGACGAAGGCTGCACCGCCAGTTTTGGACCTGTGCGGCGCTTGCCCTCATCGGAGGCATTGTCTCCGCCGGGACCGCGGCCGCCGGCAGCGACACCATCTCGCCCGTGATCGCATGTGATCGGCTCCAGTCGGAAGCTGGTCCGGCGATGCGCATCAGCGAAGCTCAGCCGCGTCCTGCGGCCGGTGGACTGCCCGCGCATTGCGAAGTGATCGCCTATCTGGACGAGCGCACCGGCGTCGACGGCCAGAAATTCGCCATCGGCCTGCATCTCAGATTGCCGGAAGCGTGGAACGGCCGCTTCGTGTTCCAGGGGCAGGGCGGCACTGACGGCGTCCTCGGCAACGGAGATGCGCTGCCCGGCGGCGGGCAGCCGAGCGCGCTCAACCAGGGATACGCGACGGTCACGACCGATGCCGGGCACAGCAATGCGCCGGGCCCGCTCGGCGGCGCCAGTTTCGGCCTCGACCCGCAGGCGCGGATCGATTTCGGCTATCGCGCCGACGACGTCGTGACGCGGCGGGCCAGGCAATTCATCCAGGCCTATTACGGCCGCTCGCCGACATATTCCTATTTCCTGGGCTGCTCCAACGGCGGGCGGCACGGAATGGCGCTCACGCAGCGCTTCCCCGAGCACTTCGATGGGGTCGCCGCCGGTGCCCCGGCTTTTCGAATGCCGGAGAAGGGACTTGCAGGAGCCGCCTCGACGCAAGGCTTCGCGGCGATTTCGCCGAAAGCTCCGGATGGCCGCCCCATTCTGGCGGAGGCGCTGTCGAGGGCGGATATGGAATTGCTCTCCAGGGCGGTCGTTCAGTCCTGCGATGAAGCCGACGGACTTGCCGACGGCATCATCGACAATGTACCCGCCTGTCGCTTTTCGCCGCGCACGCTGCAATGTCCCGCCGCGAAGACCGCGAGCTGTCTCTCCGCCGCCCAGGTCGCGGCGCTCGAAAACTATTTCGAGGGGCCGACCACGGCACAGGGCCGCCGGATCTACGCGCCGTATCCATACGACTCCGGAATTGCCACGGACGGATGGCGGCGCTGGATTCTCGGCACCGCGCCCGACAGCCGCGTCAACGCCTTCAACGTGTCCTTTGGCGCGACCCTGGCATATCTCTACATGACCCCACCCCATTCGCCGCTGGCGAGTGAAGCGGAGGCCGTTTACGACTTCTACCGCACCGTGGATGTCACGGCCGCCCATGCCAGGATTTTCGGCACGAGCGCGGCGATGCCGGAATCCTCCGTGCAGACGATCTCCGCAAATTCAGTCGATCTCTCCGCGTTCCGTCAGCGGCGCGGCAAGCTGCTGCTCTATCACGGCGTCAGCGATCCCACGTTCTCGGCGCTGGATACGCTGGACTGGTACAAGCGGCTCACCAATGCTGCGGGCGGAGAGAAGGAGACGGCCGAATTCGCCCGCCTCTTCCTCGTGCCCGGCATGAACCATTGCTCGGGAGGCCCTGCCACCGATAGCTTCGACGTGCTGACACCGCTGGTGGCCTGGGTCGAGCAGGGCCGCGCGCCGGACAGCATCGAGGCGCGCGCCGGTGCGACGACGCCCTGGCCGGGACGCAGCCGGCCGCTGTGCCCCTATCCTCGCCAGACCCGCTATCTCGGCAGTGGCAGCATCGAGACGGCCGAGAGCTTCATCTGCACCACCCCGTAG
- a CDS encoding amidohydrolase family protein, whose protein sequence is MPTYLPFDPNPRRPVKAPPPKTIDSQFHVLGPIDKYPERPGAAYRMPTATWEAALRMHKTLGIERGIIVQTTTYGADHAVVLDGLAAMGPNYRGCANALVFAEASDAYLSKLHDAGVRGARFSFRQELGAVLSDADFARAIARIRELGWYVKIQPEKDGIMSSVAKYENLDVPVLIDHMARPDPEAGRNDPNLRKMLELLAKGNFWVMLSLGEKTSKAGPPYDDVIPIARAYIEAAPDRCVWASDWPHPVSVKQPPNDADLLELMYRYAPDQAELEKILVQNPAKLFGFPD, encoded by the coding sequence ATGCCGACCTATCTGCCGTTCGATCCCAACCCGCGCCGCCCGGTGAAGGCGCCGCCGCCAAAGACCATCGACAGCCAGTTTCACGTGCTGGGGCCGATCGACAAATATCCGGAGCGCCCCGGCGCGGCGTATCGGATGCCGACCGCAACCTGGGAAGCAGCGCTGCGCATGCACAAGACGCTCGGCATCGAGCGCGGCATCATCGTGCAGACCACGACCTACGGCGCCGACCATGCCGTCGTGCTCGACGGCCTCGCCGCGATGGGCCCGAACTATCGCGGCTGCGCCAATGCGCTGGTGTTCGCCGAGGCGAGCGACGCGTATCTTTCCAAGCTGCACGATGCCGGCGTGCGCGGCGCGCGCTTCAGCTTCCGCCAGGAGCTCGGCGCCGTGCTCTCGGATGCCGACTTCGCCCGCGCCATCGCGCGCATCCGCGAGCTCGGCTGGTACGTCAAGATCCAGCCGGAGAAGGACGGCATCATGTCGAGCGTCGCCAAGTACGAGAATCTCGACGTCCCCGTGCTGATCGACCACATGGCGCGCCCCGACCCCGAGGCCGGCAGGAACGATCCGAACCTGCGCAAGATGCTGGAGCTGCTGGCCAAGGGCAATTTCTGGGTCATGCTGTCGCTCGGCGAGAAGACCTCGAAGGCCGGCCCGCCCTATGACGACGTCATCCCGATCGCGCGCGCCTATATCGAGGCCGCCCCCGACCGCTGCGTCTGGGCCAGCGACTGGCCGCACCCGGTCTCCGTCAAGCAGCCGCCGAACGACGCCGATCTGCTCGAGCTGATGTACCGCTACGCGCCCGATCAGGCCGAGCTGGAAAAGATCCTGGTGCAAAATCCTGCAAAGCTGTTCGGCTTTCCGGACTAG
- a CDS encoding RidA family protein produces the protein MTGQSRRKSIHIGGFKHVNPIPNACRIGNLVMSGVILGRDPATNAMPESLDAQCANMFAHMKATVEAAGGTTDDIIKMTVWLKDRSQRGPVNVEWLKMFPDEHSRPARHALPMDNMDGGALVQCDFTAVID, from the coding sequence ATGACGGGTCAATCGCGGCGCAAGAGCATCCACATCGGCGGCTTCAAGCACGTCAACCCGATTCCAAACGCCTGCCGCATCGGCAATCTCGTGATGTCCGGCGTCATCCTCGGCCGCGATCCCGCGACCAATGCGATGCCCGAAAGTCTCGACGCCCAATGCGCCAACATGTTCGCGCATATGAAGGCGACGGTGGAGGCCGCCGGCGGCACCACCGACGACATCATCAAGATGACGGTGTGGCTGAAGGACCGCTCGCAGCGCGGCCCGGTCAATGTCGAGTGGCTGAAGATGTTTCCGGACGAGCATTCGCGCCCGGCGCGCCACGCGCTGCCGATGGACAACATGGATGGCGGCGCGCTGGTGCAGTGCGACTTCACCGCCGTGATCGACTGA
- the hpaH gene encoding 2-oxo-hept-4-ene-1,7-dioate hydratase, with product MLDAATIERLAARLDEAERTKTLIPMFSKEYSDFSIEDAYAVQRTWTKLQLGRGRVIRGHKIGLTSKAMQNAVGINEPDYGVLFADMFYADATPIPFDRFHAPRIEVELAFVLKAPLRGPDCTIFDVLNATDYVTPALEILETRMHRVDPETGKTRKVMDTISDNAANAALVLGGRPIRPMDADLRWIGALLFRNGEVEETGLAAGVLNHPANGIAWLANRLAPHDEYLAAGEVVLAGSFTRPVDIRRGDTFHADYGAFGSVSCQFV from the coding sequence ATGCTGGACGCCGCCACGATCGAACGCCTTGCCGCACGTCTCGATGAAGCCGAGCGCACCAAGACGCTGATCCCGATGTTCTCGAAAGAGTATTCGGACTTCAGCATCGAGGATGCCTACGCGGTCCAGCGCACCTGGACAAAACTTCAGCTCGGCCGCGGCCGCGTCATCAGGGGCCACAAGATCGGCCTGACCTCGAAGGCGATGCAGAACGCGGTCGGCATCAACGAGCCAGACTACGGCGTGCTGTTCGCCGACATGTTCTATGCCGATGCGACGCCGATCCCGTTCGACCGCTTCCACGCGCCGCGCATCGAGGTCGAGCTCGCCTTCGTGCTGAAGGCGCCGCTGCGCGGGCCCGATTGCACCATCTTCGACGTGCTCAACGCCACCGACTACGTCACGCCCGCGCTGGAGATTCTGGAGACGCGCATGCATCGCGTCGACCCTGAGACGGGCAAGACGCGCAAGGTGATGGACACGATCTCGGACAACGCGGCCAACGCCGCGCTGGTGCTCGGCGGCCGGCCGATCCGCCCGATGGATGCGGATTTGCGCTGGATCGGCGCGCTCCTGTTCCGCAACGGCGAGGTCGAGGAGACCGGCCTTGCCGCCGGCGTGCTCAATCACCCCGCCAACGGCATCGCCTGGCTCGCCAACCGCCTCGCGCCGCATGACGAATATCTCGCCGCCGGCGAGGTGGTGCTGGCGGGTTCGTTCACGCGTCCGGTCGACATCCGCCGCGGTGACACGTTCCACGCCGACTACGGCGCCTTCGGCTCGGTGTCGTGCCAGTTCGTCTGA
- a CDS encoding fumarylacetoacetate hydrolase family protein, which translates to MRLLSYLLDGEPRYGAAVEGGVVDLTKRIGRDYSDVKALIAANALADAKEAVAGQKPDYALDKLVLLPPVLAPEKLWCIGVNYAERNAEYKDNSDLPKYPSLFVRSMSSMTGSGQPLEKPKVSEQLDYEGELVIVIGQGGRHIPREKAWAHIFGMTLCNEGTIRDWLRHGKFNVTQGKNFDRSGSIGPWIVTADELDPRGPHDIITRVNGEVRQQDTTERLMFPFDFIISYLSTFATLKPGDMIVTGTPTGAGARFDPPRWLKVGDVVEVESSRIGVLRNTVAAEQ; encoded by the coding sequence ATGCGACTCCTGAGCTATCTCCTGGACGGCGAGCCGCGCTATGGCGCGGCTGTCGAAGGCGGTGTGGTCGATCTGACCAAGCGCATCGGCCGCGACTATTCCGACGTGAAGGCACTGATCGCGGCCAACGCGCTGGCCGATGCGAAGGAAGCTGTCGCCGGGCAAAAGCCGGACTACGCGCTGGACAAGCTCGTCCTGCTGCCGCCGGTGCTGGCGCCGGAAAAGCTCTGGTGCATCGGCGTCAACTACGCCGAGCGCAATGCCGAGTACAAAGACAATTCGGACCTGCCAAAATATCCCAGCCTGTTCGTGCGCAGCATGTCCTCGATGACCGGCTCCGGTCAGCCGCTGGAGAAGCCGAAGGTTTCGGAGCAGCTCGACTATGAAGGCGAGCTCGTCATCGTGATCGGACAAGGCGGCCGCCACATCCCGCGCGAGAAGGCGTGGGCGCACATCTTCGGCATGACGCTGTGCAACGAGGGTACGATCCGCGACTGGCTGCGCCACGGCAAGTTCAACGTCACGCAAGGCAAGAATTTCGATCGCTCCGGCAGCATCGGTCCGTGGATCGTCACGGCGGACGAGCTCGATCCGCGGGGGCCGCATGACATCATCACGCGCGTCAACGGCGAGGTGCGGCAGCAGGACACCACCGAGCGGCTGATGTTCCCGTTCGATTTCATCATCTCCTATCTCTCGACCTTCGCGACGCTGAAGCCCGGCGACATGATCGTCACGGGTACGCCGACAGGCGCCGGCGCGCGCTTCGATCCGCCGCGCTGGCTGAAAGTCGGCGACGTCGTCGAGGTCGAGTCGAGCCGCATCGGCGTGCTGCGCAACACCGTTGCTGCGGAGCAATAA
- a CDS encoding flavin reductase family protein: MRIDPTELGAERIYRLMTGIVVPRPIAWVTSLSSKGVLNLAPFSAFTFVSQKPPMLAISVGRKGADYKDTAHNILDTEEYVIHIADTPLMNAVHDSSVEHPPEISEVEHLGLETLPCERIKVPRLGAAPVAMECRFRQCLEFGDAKSRLIVGEVVMFHLRDGLVNDGKVETRALDPIARIGGPRYARLGEIVTLNTVFQTPKSKD, translated from the coding sequence ATGCGGATCGACCCCACCGAGCTCGGCGCCGAGCGCATCTACCGCCTGATGACCGGCATCGTGGTGCCGCGTCCGATCGCCTGGGTCACGAGCCTGTCAAGCAAGGGCGTGCTCAACCTCGCGCCGTTCAGCGCCTTCACCTTCGTCTCGCAGAAGCCGCCGATGCTCGCCATCAGCGTCGGCCGCAAGGGCGCCGACTACAAGGACACCGCGCACAACATCCTCGACACCGAGGAATATGTGATCCACATCGCCGATACACCCCTGATGAACGCGGTGCACGACAGCTCGGTCGAGCATCCGCCTGAGATCAGCGAGGTCGAGCATCTCGGGCTGGAGACGCTGCCTTGCGAGCGCATCAAGGTGCCGCGGCTTGGCGCTGCACCCGTCGCGATGGAGTGCCGCTTCCGGCAGTGCCTCGAATTCGGCGATGCCAAGAGCCGGCTCATCGTCGGCGAGGTCGTGATGTTCCATTTGCGCGACGGCCTCGTGAACGACGGCAAGGTCGAGACCAGAGCGCTCGACCCGATCGCGCGCATCGGCGGCCCGCGCTACGCCCGCCTCGGCGAGATCGTGACGCTGAACACCGTCTTCCAGACCCCCAAATCGAAAGACTGA
- a CDS encoding tripartite tricarboxylate transporter substrate binding protein: MRLIWIAIAAAAAMLAGPASGEQWPTRNVKLIVPYPAGGNVDSAARIIADKLQEKLGQPFIIENKAGAGGMIAGEAFAKSAPDGYTLFVGANGPVLFATEINKREAYNWKKDFLPISTISMTPLVLEVHPSVQASNFKEFIDLAKREPGKLTMASPGPGTTNHLLSELMQSNLELQWVTAHYRGNAPAVNDLLGGQVQFAFDQLTVSLQHIKAGLFRALAVTSPHRLKSLPDVPTFAELGYKDFDGQTFTGLFAPAGTPAPVVDKLHETLIAILKDPGVVDKFEKLGGEATVMTPAEFRAYLEREDAKWIPVVRKANIRAE; encoded by the coding sequence ATGAGATTAATCTGGATTGCCATCGCTGCTGCAGCCGCGATGCTGGCAGGTCCCGCGTCGGGCGAGCAATGGCCGACGCGCAACGTCAAGCTCATCGTGCCTTATCCCGCCGGCGGCAATGTCGACAGCGCGGCGCGCATCATCGCCGACAAGCTCCAGGAAAAGCTCGGCCAGCCCTTCATCATCGAGAACAAGGCCGGCGCCGGCGGCATGATCGCGGGCGAGGCCTTCGCGAAATCCGCGCCCGACGGCTACACGCTGTTCGTCGGCGCCAACGGCCCGGTGCTGTTTGCAACCGAAATCAACAAGCGCGAGGCCTATAACTGGAAGAAGGACTTCCTGCCGATCTCGACCATCTCGATGACGCCGCTGGTGCTCGAGGTGCATCCGTCGGTGCAGGCCAGCAACTTCAAGGAATTCATCGACCTCGCCAAGCGTGAGCCCGGCAAGCTGACCATGGCCTCGCCCGGCCCCGGCACCACCAACCATCTGCTCAGCGAGCTGATGCAGTCGAACCTCGAGCTGCAATGGGTGACCGCGCACTATCGCGGCAATGCGCCGGCGGTCAACGATCTGCTCGGCGGCCAGGTGCAGTTCGCATTCGACCAGCTCACGGTCAGTCTCCAGCACATCAAGGCCGGCCTGTTCCGCGCGCTCGCCGTCACCAGCCCGCATCGCCTGAAGTCGCTGCCTGACGTCCCGACCTTCGCCGAGCTCGGCTACAAGGACTTTGACGGCCAGACCTTTACCGGCCTGTTCGCGCCGGCAGGCACGCCGGCGCCTGTCGTGGACAAGCTGCACGAGACGCTGATCGCGATCCTGAAAGACCCCGGCGTCGTCGACAAGTTCGAAAAACTCGGCGGCGAAGCAACAGTGATGACGCCCGCGGAGTTCAGGGCTTATCTCGAGCGCGAGGACGCCAAGTGGATCCCGGTCGTGCGCAAGGCCAACATCAGGGCTGAATGA
- a CDS encoding IclR family transcriptional regulator: MDRTRLTRNAMEPRQGAQAIRRALAVLRILAAGREDGVPLAEVVRTTGLTRPTVHRIVHVLIEEGIVERHARTGRYAIGNQVPELALARPRPSRLLIAANPSLQRASAAIGDTLFLTVRTGNDTLCVDRRIGVYPIQVLSIEVGARRPLGVSSAGVAILAAMPTPEARKIVAANEKRFEAYRTDVATVLGEVTAARRLGYGMREIGLVQGTKSISTWIKTPDGQPAAAMTVSAVRTRLGPRREQEVAEILLREARIIEQAIGG, from the coding sequence ATGGACAGAACCAGATTGACCCGCAACGCCATGGAACCGCGGCAGGGCGCGCAAGCGATCCGGCGCGCGCTCGCGGTGCTGCGTATTCTTGCCGCAGGCCGCGAGGACGGTGTGCCATTGGCCGAGGTGGTGCGGACCACCGGCCTCACCCGCCCGACCGTGCATCGCATCGTCCATGTGCTGATCGAGGAAGGCATCGTCGAGCGGCATGCGCGCACCGGCCGCTACGCGATCGGCAACCAGGTGCCGGAGCTCGCGCTGGCGCGTCCCCGGCCGTCGCGGCTGCTGATCGCCGCCAATCCCTCGCTGCAACGTGCATCCGCCGCGATCGGCGACACGCTGTTCCTGACCGTGCGCACCGGCAACGACACGCTGTGCGTCGACCGCAGGATCGGCGTCTATCCGATCCAGGTGCTGTCGATCGAGGTCGGCGCGCGCCGGCCGCTCGGCGTCTCCAGCGCAGGCGTCGCCATCCTGGCCGCGATGCCGACGCCGGAGGCGCGAAAAATCGTCGCGGCCAATGAGAAGCGGTTCGAGGCCTATCGGACCGATGTCGCGACGGTGCTCGGCGAAGTCACCGCTGCGCGACGGCTGGGATACGGCATGAGGGAGATCGGCCTGGTGCAGGGCACGAAATCGATCTCGACCTGGATCAAGACCCCGGACGGGCAGCCCGCCGCGGCGATGACCGTCTCCGCCGTTCGCACAAGGCTCGGGCCGCGGCGCGAGCAGGAGGTCGCGGAGATTTTGTTGCGGGAGGCGCGGATCATCGAGCAGGCGATCGGGGGTTAG